A region of the Rhodothermus bifroesti genome:
ATTTGCGGAGAACACGGCGGCGACCCGGCCTCGGTAGCCTTCTGCTACAAAGTGGGGCTCGACTACGTTTCGTGCTCTCCCTTCCGCGTTCCCATCGCCCGCCTAGCAGCTGCCCAGGCTCACTTGCGTGCCGAAGCGCAAAAAGAAAAGAAAGCCGTGATGGTCGATGTGTGAGAGCGCAAACTGGCCTTAAAAAGCACCACCGCCGGGTCTTAACGACCCGGCGGTTTTTTTGTCGTCATCAAGCCCTCAGCCCTAGTTAGCGCCTTGGCGCCAGCTGCGGCAGTGGGCTAGCGTATTGCTCGGCTAAGAGCCGATCCTGAACGATCTGGTGTAACCGCTGAAGCGCTTTGGGATTACGAGCATAGGCTTCTAGACGACGAGCCACCATGGCGGAGTCCATGCCATAGCGTGCCCAAACCGAATCGCGTAGTGCTGGCGCTTCGTCGCCCACCACGGCCTTTCGCGCAGCAAGCAAATGCAACTCAACAAGCACCTCAGCCAAGGTGCTGTCTGCAGAGGTCGTCTCGTAGGGCTCATCTGCACATCCAGCCAGCAGCAGCCCAGCGGCTACAACACCAATCCATAGCTTCCTACGATCGACCATATCCTCATCCAACCGAATGTACCCCCAACAAGAGGCTCAGGGGATCACTTTATTGAGGGGATACTCAATAATCCCTTCAGCACCGGCGCGTTTGAGCTCAGGAATCAGGCGACGCACTTCTTTTTCTTCGATGATCGTTTCAATAGCCACCCATTCTTCCCCGTCAGAGGCTAGGGGAGAAATGGTCGGGCGCCGCAGGGCTGGCAGCATCTGGATAATTTGCTCTAAATCCGCTTTACGAGCATTCATTTTCAACCCTACGCGATGCTCCGCCCGAATAGCGCCTTCCATGAGCAACGCAATGTTTTCAATCTTGCGGCGTTTCCAAGGGTCTTGCCAGGCTTGTTTGTTGGCGATAAGCTGCGTGTTGGACTCCATAAGCACTTCCAGAATGCGCAACCGGTTCGCCCGAAGCGAAGCGCCGGTTTCGGTCACTTCCACGATAGCATCTACCAGCTCCGGACACTTGGCCTCGGTGGCGCCCCAAGAGAATTCCACCTCGGCCTCTACGCCACGCTCGGCCAGCCAGCGCCGGGTCAGGTTAACGACTTCTGTGGCAATACGCTTACCTTGTAGATCCTGCACAGACCGAATGTCGGCGTCTTCTGCTACCGCAAGTACCCAACGCACCGGCCGCATGCTTTGCTTGGAATAGATCAGATCGGCTACCGTAACCACATCGGCGCCTGTTTCCAGAACCCAGTCTTTACCCGTGATGCCCGCATCAAAAACCCCCTCTTCCACATAACGGGCCATCTCCTGGGCGCGAACGAGCATGGCGCTGAGCTCTTCGTCGTCCGTAGAAGGAAAATAGGAGCGTTCACTAACACTGAACTTAAATCCTGCTTTTTCGAGCAGTTCCAGCGTAGCCTGTTGGAGGCTGCCTTTAGGCAGTCCTAGGCGCAGCACGCGGCGCGTCTGTGTCTTATCTGCCGCTGTGGTTACTGCAAAAGCTGTTTCTGTAGACATAGTGGATTTCTGGGTTTACCTGTTAAGGTATTGCTGGTTGTGCAGCCGCTTCTTCTTCACGGGTTCGAAACGTGTAGGCAATCGCCTCCATTTGGCGTAAAAACTCCCGCTTTGTAAAGCCTGGAGCAAAGACCATCCCGTCGATCATGTAGATGCGGCCACTGGCCTGGTCGTAGAAAGCGTAGTTCACAAACGGACCGCCCATACCGGCTGGCAAAAGCTGGCCATCTGGCATAAGGGTTACCATGTGCCACAGGCCGCGTGTTTCATAGCCATAGCGGCCTAAAAAGTTAATTGCACGCGTCTCTAAGGGCTGGCGGTAATCGATTTGGACAAACCCTCCTGCATTCCCCTGCAGGTAGTGCCGAGCGAGCGAGTCTCGGGTGGCATAGATCCAGGCCGGAGTCAGTTTGGCTGGATCAGCGCCTTCTTCATAGTACACAAACAGGCTTCGCCAGGTATCGGGCAGAATGCGTCGCAGCCAGACAAACCGGGTAGTATCAATAGCAATCAGATAGTCGTGCTGGACGTTAACAGCAAAACCATGATGGGCCATCAGGGTGTCTTCGAGCGCCTGTTGGCGACCTTTTTCAAACATTTCGGCCGTAAGCCGCTCGCGGCTGGCTTCTGCAAAAGCTTCGCGCAGGCGTAGTGCACCTTCACGGATAGCGGCTACAAGCTGGGTATCGGTTGACGCTACAATGAAATACACCAATTGTCGCCGGCGCCACAAGTCATGCCGCGGCACGATCGCGGCTGTTCCCTGCTGCACCACCTGCAGCGCTTCGGCAGAAAAGGCCTGCTGCACCAGGCGTGACACGCGGCCAGAATCACTCAGCGCAGCCACAAAGAGGACGTTTTTAAATTTTTTCACCTGATTCAGCGCATCTTGGGTTCGGGGCTCAAGCGGGCGTAACGTAAAAAGCGGTTCTGGATTGGGCAGCGTTTGTACATAATAGCCCAGGGCAGCACGCAATGCGTCACCGACCGGCCCCTGCCACAACGCTGAATCGATCACTACCTGGATTTCGCCTTCTTCCCCAAGAGCCAGCGGCCGATAATCGACGTTTCCACACCCCCAGATCCCCACCAGAAATAAAGGCCAAAAAACCAAGCGAAAGGGCATGGGGATGACCTCATGTTTATGACACAATCGCCCTTAGAACGTCCACAGCCAACCTAAGTGCCCTTTTAAGAAGCCGGCACTGAAGTACCATACTTGAGTTCATGCACAAATCGCTGCACGGCTTCCAGTCGATCTACGAGCGACAAGCCCGCATCGTCCCACAAGCGCTCTACAAGCCGAATCAGCGCTGAGCCTACGATAAATCCATCGGTATGTCGACCTAAGCGCAGCGCATCTTCATGTGAACGAATGCCAAATCCCACCAGCAACGGATTACGTGTAACCAGCTGACGTGCGCGTGCTAAATAGGCCTCGATGGCTTCGTGGCTTTGAAGCGTACTGCCTGTTAGGCCCGTTATGGATACGGCATATACAAAGCCAGTGGCTAACGCATCGATCTGCTGGATGCGCTCGCTTGGCGTATTGGGTGCAATAAGGTAGACCATGGCCAGACCTGCTTCTTGGGCAGCTTCGGCCAACGCTTCGCTTTCTTCAGGTGGAAGATCGGCCAAAATCAACCCATCCACGCCTGCCTGCGCGGCATCCCGGCAAAACGCCTGCATGCCATAGCGATACACTGGGTTGACATAGCCCATAAGCAGCAACGGGGTCTGGCTACGCGACCGAAAAGCCTCGGCCATGTGTAAGACATCTACCAGACGGATTCCATGACGCAGGGCGCGTTCGCTGGCGCGCTGGATGGGCACGCCTTCGGCCAAGGGATCGCTAAACGGCATGCCCAGCTCAATGAAATCGGCCCCAGCCTCATCAATGACTTTTAGAAGCTCAAGCGTACTTTCCGGATCAGGGAATCCCCCGGTCAGAAACAGTCCCATAGCCTTCTCCCTTCGGGCTCGCAGCGTTGCGAACATCGATTGCAAGCGGGTTATCATAGGTTGTTTGTGCACTTACGCTCCAGGTAGCGGGCAATGGTACCCATGTCTTTGTCGCCGCGGCCAGAAAGATTCACCACCACGACAGCATCCGGGCCTAGTTCTTGGGCTAAACGGGGCAAAAAGGCAATGGCGTGGGCTGTCTCTAGCGCTGGAATGATGCCCTCGGTACGCGCCAATAGTTGCACCCCTTCGAGTGCCTCTGCATCGGTGGCCGTCACATAGGTAACGCGACCTAAATCCTTGAGATAGGCATGTTCTGGTCCTACGCCGGGATAGTCAAGCCCAGCCGAGATCGAGTGGGCCAGCAATACTTGGCCATCGTCGTCCTGTAACAGGTAGCTCAAAGCACCGTGCAGAATGCCGGGTCTGCCGCAGCTCAGGGTAGCTGCATGACGACCCTCAAGTCCCTCGCCTGCGGCCTCCACCCCATACATACGCACGCAGCGATCGGTAAGGAAAGGATAAAACAATCCCATGGCATTGGACCCCCCTCCCACGCAGGCCACCAGCGCATCAGGAGTCTCCCGTCCCAGTTGCTCAGCCAGTTGCTGCCGCACCTCATCGCCAATGATGCGCTGAAAATCCCGAACGATCATTGGATAGGGATGGGGCCCGACTACCGAACCAATGAGGTAAAAGGTATCGTGCACATTGGTCACCCAGTCTCGGATCGCTTCATTGGTAGCATCTTTTAACGTACGACTTCCGCTTTCGACCGGCCGTACTTCGGCTCCCAAAAGCTGCATCCGTAGCACGTTGAGCCGCTGGCGCTCCACGTCCTCAGCCCCCATGTACACGATGCACTGCATCCCGAAGCGGGCACAAACCGTTGCGGTAGCCACGCCATGTTGCCCTGCGCCGGTTTCGGCAATGATGCGCTTTTTGCCCATGCGCTGGGCTAGCAGAATCTGCCCCACGGTGTTATTGATTTTGTGCGCGCCGGTATGGCACAGGTCTTCTCGCTTCAGAAATACACGCATCCCGCCCAGACGCTCGCTTAAGCGTGGCGCAAAGGTTAGCGGTGTAGGCCGCCCCACATATTCACGCAACAGCGCGGCATAGTCCTCCCAGAAGGCCGGATCCTGTCGCGCTTCAGCATACGCTTGCCGCAAGGCCTCTAGGGCTGGAATCAGAATCTCAGGGACAAAGGCACCACCATACGGTCCGAAGTGACCACGGACGTCTGGGGCTTCATAGGTAAATGCAGTGTCTAGGTTGACCGATGCCATAAAACTGCTTTGTCTTTAGCCAAAGGCTTCTTGCTTAAGCTGGGCGCGCAGGGCATGAAACACCTCAAAAAAGTGCGCAAGTTTATCTAGATCTTTCTTTCCCGGCCTGGCCTCCACACTGCTCGACAAGTCCACGCCCAGCGGCCGCATGGTGCGCACGGCTTCTTGGAGGTTATGCACACCGATGCCGCCAGCCAGTAAGATGGGAAAATCGGCAGCAAGCTCACGTGCCACACGCCAGTTGAACGACTCGCCTGTCCCCCCCCATAGGTTCGTTTTGTGCGTATCGAGCAAAAAGTAGGCAACCCAAGGTTGGTAGGGTTCCATGAGGGCACGGAGCTGTTCGGCCGAAGCATCGTGCACCACGTGAATGGCCTTAATGACCGGTGCATCGATCTGTGCACACCACGCTGGCGGTTCGGTACCGTGTAGCTGCACCATTGTAAACCCCACTTCTTCGATCGCTCGATTAACCGCCTCAGGCGTGGCATTCACAAACACCCCTACTTTTTCGGGGCCGTGGATCCATTCAATAATTTCTCGAGCCACCTCTGGTGCTACATAACGAGGGCTTTCAGGATATTGAATAAAGCCCAAAAAGTCTGCCCCTGCTGCAGCGCAAAAACGCGCATCTTCTAGATTCGTGATGCCACAAATTTTGACTTTAAGCATGATGTATCCCTCATGAACCTACCAAGCGCAATACTACTGGCCGCTCTAAGCAGGCCTGCAACTCCTGCCGTAAAGCTTCCAACGCACGGCCTGGCTCCAGCGCGCGCATAAACGTCTCCCCAATAAGAACAGCATCGATGCCGTTACGACGCAAGTAAGCCAGCTCTTCAGCCGTACGCAACCCGCTTTCGGCTACCCGTACGATGTGCGCTGGCACGCGCTGAAGCACCCGAACCGCCTGGGTCACATCGACCTCAAAGTTGTGCAGGTTGCGATTATTGACCCCTAAAATCTCGATCCGATCCAGGTCAAGCTGGTCCAGCTCTGCTTCTGCATGCACCTCTACCAAGCACGAAAGCCCTAGCTCAGTGGCCATGTCGTAAAGTTCATGCAGTTGCACTGGGTCGAGTAGCGCTGCAATAAGCAGCACCGCATCAGCACCATAGGCACGCGCTTCAATGAGCTGGTAGGGATCGAGGATAAAATCTTTGCGCAACAGGGGAAGATCGACCGTGCGCCGCGCGGCTTCCAAATGCTCCAAACTGCCTTGGAAAAAGTCTGGCTCGGTGAGAACCGAAATGGCGGCAGCCCCATACCATTTGTACTGTTGGGCAATGTCCGATACGTTAAATTCGCGGCGTAGAATACCCTTCGAAGGCGAAGCTTTTTTAATCTCTGCAATGATGGCTAACTCGTCCGTGCGCAATGCTCGGGCCAGCGGTAGCGTGGGACTGTGGTAATGAGCGCGTTCTTGCAAGCATGTGATAGGTATGCGGCGTTTGCGCTCTTCAAGACGTTCGCGAACGGTTTGCGCAATGCGGTCTAAAATGGTCATGGCGGCTTCCTCCTGGCTACAATGAATGTTCTCGGACAACGTGTATAGGCGATGACTTACCTTGGCCCCAGCGGGGCCAGTAGACACGCCGCCCGAGAAATCGTTCATCGTGGCAAAGGCATCGCCACAATGGGCCAGGTGCCAAGCGCAAGTCTGCTGTATCCATAGCCTTTCCTTAAGCCGCTGGTTGCGTAGCAGCCGATGCAGACGCTAGCTGACCAGATACCTCGATCAAGCGTTCCAAACGCGCGCGGGCAGCCCCGCTGTCGAGGCTTACCCGTGCTGCTTCCAAGCAGGCTTGTAGGTCGTCGCCAAAACGACCGCTTACGTAAAGGGCATAAGCCGCATTGAGCAGTACCACATCGCGGTGCGGCCCCGGATCGCCAGAAAGTACTTGACGTAGCAATTTGGCATTGGCCGTCGCATCGCCACCGCGCAACTGTTCCAGCGGTACGCGTGGTAGCCCCAATGTTTCTGGCTCAATGCGTCCAGGACGTGGCACGGCATCGCCTAGCCGATACTCATACGTTGCCGTAGGCGCCGAAAGTGAGAGCTCATCGAGCCCATCTTCGCTGTGCACGGCGACCACATGTTCGGCTCCCAACCGCGCCAGGATCGCGGCCATCGTTGCCGCCACCTCGGCACGGAAAGCCCCCACTAGCTGCCGCCGCACACCGGCTGGATTACAGAGCGGCCCCAAGATATTGAAAAACGTCCGCACGCCCAGCGCCTTGCGCACGGGCATCACATGGCGCATGGCCGGATGAAACTTTGGAGCAAAGACAAAGGCGATGCCGGTTTCTTCTAAGCAACGCTCGACCCCCGCTGCATCGAGATCGATCACGACCCCTAGGGCTTCCAAAACGTCGGCCGATCCGGCCTGCGACGAAACCGATCGGTTACCGTGCTTGACCACCGTAACACCTGCACCAGCACACACAAAGGCCGCAGCTGTTGAGATATTGAACGTACCGGACCGGTCGCCACCTGTGCCACACAGATCGATCGCATAAGGATCTTCGGTACGCACAGGTACCGCATACTGGCGCATTACGCGGGTAAAGCCTACGAGCTCATCCAACGTTTCACCTCGGGCACGGAGGCCCAGCAGAAAGCCTGCAACCTGCTCAGGTGCGGCTTCACCACGCATCATCACATGCATGGCCGCCTCTGCCTCTTCCTGCGAAAGCGTGCGGCCTTCGGCCAAAGCCGTCAGGTAAGGATGCAAAGGATTCATGGTTGGGTTGCTGTAAGCGTCTGAGACGCGAGAGGCCACATCTTCACCTGGCGCAGCCAGTTGGCTATTAGGCGTGGCCCTTCGGTAGTGAGCACACTTTCAGGGTGAAACTGCACCCCTTGAACTGGATAGTGGCGGTGGCGTAGTGCCATGATCACACCATCTTCGGTCCACGCCGTAACTTCCAGCACCTCGGGCAGCGTAGGCCGATCTACTACCAGCGAATGATAGCGTGTAGCGGTAAAGCCTTGAGCTGCGCCTTCAAACAGCCCTTGCCCGGTGTGATAGATCCGGCTTGTCTTGCCGTGCATCAGCGAGGGTGCATGCACCACGCGACCGCCATAGACTTCGCCAATGGCCTGATGGCCCAGGCATACCCCCAGGATAGGCGTGGTTGGCCCTAGCTCAGCAATAACCGCTTCGGTAATACCCGCCTCGGCTGGGCGCCCCGGTCCTGGGGAGATCAGAATGCCCTCAGGCCGCAAAGCCCGCACTTCTTCCACGGTGATGGCATCGTTGCGCACCACACGCACCTCGGACGTATACCGACCCAGCAAGTGGACCAGGTTGTAGGTAAAGGAGTCGTAATTGTCGATAACCAAAATCATATCGCCTCCGGACGATACGTCGTGTAGTTCAGCCCAACCAGCTCACGCACTTGCTCCATAATTTCCTGAGCCCGCTGCCGCGCTTTGCGCCCCCCTTCACGCAATACATCCATCACATAATCTGGATGGCGCAGCAGCGCACGCCGCCGCTCGCGGGCTTCAGCAAAATGCGCCTCAATAAGCCGAATCAGTTCTTTTTTGGCCTCGCCATAACCGTAACCGCCCTGTCGGTAAGCGTCTGCAATCCGGCTGCGCGTGGCTTCGTCGGCAAACAGCTTAATCAGGGCGAACACGTTGCAGCGCTCCGGATCCTTAGGCGCTTCGAGCGGCGTAGAGTCGGTCACAATCGCCATCACCTTTTTGCGCAGCGTTTTACCCTCGTCGAAAATACCTATCGTGTTGCCATAGCTTTTCGACATCTTGCGCCCATCAATACCAGGGACAACCGCCACTTCTTCCCGAATGAGCGGCTCTGGCAACGGGAACAGCGGCTGGTCTGGTGCACAAAACGTACGATTAAAGCGCTGCGCAACGTCGCGGCAAATCTCGATGTTTTGCTTCTGATCGGCCCCCACGGGCACCAATGTGCCGCCGTAAATCAAAATATCTGCTGCCTGCAAAACAGGATAGTTCAGCAGCCCAGCATTGGCCGGTAGCCCCTGGGCAACTTTATCCTTATAGGCTACGCCTTTCTCGAGCGTGGAGACCGGTATCAGGTTATAAAAAATCCAGGCGAGCTCGGTTACCTCAGGTACGTCGCTTTGCACAAACAGCGCGGCCTTTTGGGGATCAAAACCCAGTGCCAGATAGGTAAGCGCTGCCTCGAAAGTGTAGCGCCGAAGCGCCTCACGATCGGCAATGGTGGTCAGGGCGTGATAGTTAACAATGAAGAAGTACGACTCATACTGCTGATGCAGTTCGATATGCTGACGAATCGCCCCAAAGTAATTGCCTAAGTGCAGCTCACCTGAGGGTTGGATACCCGAAACCACAATGGTGCGCTGCTTCAAGCCACCTGTCGACAGGGCATGCTGCTGGATCGTTTCTGTCGAAACCGTACTCATGATGCTGCAGCAAAGGCTGGTTTCGGATAGCGCCGCGCCACTCCCTCTAGGTAACGCAGCCGCTCTTGGCTATGCTGCGCTACCAGGTTGAGGATGGCTTTGGTGCGGATTTGATGGTTAAGTTTAAGCTCAGCCTGCACTAGGGCTAACAGCTGCCGCTCAGCCTCCAACAAGCGATAAATCATTTCAGCTGGATCACTCCCTAGATTGAAGTCGCTGGGCTCCGTATCCACCCCACTGTAGGCCGTACCTCCAGCGCTAAAGACCACCTCAGCCAGTTTGCCTACATCGGCGCGCGCGATTTTTTGAAACTGCTCCAACTGTTCCACCACATCGGCCTGGCCAAGTGCACGGATGACGTAATCGTGCTGGTGATTGAGTGCAATATGCGCACGAATCAGCGGATTAATGCGTTCGACGGTTTCTTGGCGGGAAAGCGACTTGCCGATGCCGCCTTTGTTGAAAATCAGTTCTTTGAGCGAAGTCATGGTTGGTTTAGGGTTGGTTGCATCAAAGTAAACCGGACGCTGCAATGCGCATCGCCTCGAGCAGGGCCCGAGCTTTACTCACCGTCTCCTCATACTCCCGGTCAGGATCGCTATCGGCCACAATGCCCGCTCCGGCCTGAACGTAGATCGTGCCGTTGCGAACGACCATCGTGCGGATCGCAATGCAAGTGTCCAAGTTCCCCGAAAAGTCCATGTACCCAACAGCTCCCGCGTAGACGCCTCGCCGCGTGGGCTCTAGCTCATCGATAATTTCCATCGCTCGCACTTTAGGAGCACCACTAACGGTCCCCGCTGGAAAACAGGCAGCCAACGCATCAAGCGCGTCGTGCTGGCCATCTAACTCGCCGGAAACCAGTGAGACCAGATGCATTACGTGCGAATAGCGTACTACAAAGGCAAAGCGCTCCACCTGCACCGAGCCAAAACGACACACGCGCCCTAAGTCGTTACGTCCCAGATCAACCAGCATCAAGTGCTCAGCCTGCTCTTTAGGATCGGCCTCGAGTTCAGCCTCAAGTTGCCGATCTTCCTCAGGTGTACAACCACGCCTACGCGTGCCCGCAATAGGCAGCACTTCAGCCCGGCCTTGCTCGACGCGCACCAGCACTTCGGGCG
Encoded here:
- the trpA gene encoding tryptophan synthase subunit alpha, producing MITRLQSMFATLRARREKAMGLFLTGGFPDPESTLELLKVIDEAGADFIELGMPFSDPLAEGVPIQRASERALRHGIRLVDVLHMAEAFRSRSQTPLLLMGYVNPVYRYGMQAFCRDAAQAGVDGLILADLPPEESEALAEAAQEAGLAMVYLIAPNTPSERIQQIDALATGFVYAVSITGLTGSTLQSHEAIEAYLARARQLVTRNPLLVGFGIRSHEDALRLGRHTDGFIVGSALIRLVERLWDDAGLSLVDRLEAVQRFVHELKYGTSVPAS
- the trpC gene encoding indole-3-glycerol phosphate synthase TrpC; this encodes MTILDRIAQTVRERLEERKRRIPITCLQERAHYHSPTLPLARALRTDELAIIAEIKKASPSKGILRREFNVSDIAQQYKWYGAAAISVLTEPDFFQGSLEHLEAARRTVDLPLLRKDFILDPYQLIEARAYGADAVLLIAALLDPVQLHELYDMATELGLSCLVEVHAEAELDQLDLDRIEILGVNNRNLHNFEVDVTQAVRVLQRVPAHIVRVAESGLRTAEELAYLRRNGIDAVLIGETFMRALEPGRALEALRQELQACLERPVVLRLVGS
- the trpS gene encoding tryptophan--tRNA ligase; amino-acid sequence: MSTVSTETIQQHALSTGGLKQRTIVVSGIQPSGELHLGNYFGAIRQHIELHQQYESYFFIVNYHALTTIADREALRRYTFEAALTYLALGFDPQKAALFVQSDVPEVTELAWIFYNLIPVSTLEKGVAYKDKVAQGLPANAGLLNYPVLQAADILIYGGTLVPVGADQKQNIEICRDVAQRFNRTFCAPDQPLFPLPEPLIREEVAVVPGIDGRKMSKSYGNTIGIFDEGKTLRKKVMAIVTDSTPLEAPKDPERCNVFALIKLFADEATRSRIADAYRQGGYGYGEAKKELIRLIEAHFAEARERRRALLRHPDYVMDVLREGGRKARQRAQEIMEQVRELVGLNYTTYRPEAI
- a CDS encoding phosphoribosylanthranilate isomerase translates to MMLKVKICGITNLEDARFCAAAGADFLGFIQYPESPRYVAPEVAREIIEWIHGPEKVGVFVNATPEAVNRAIEEVGFTMVQLHGTEPPAWCAQIDAPVIKAIHVVHDASAEQLRALMEPYQPWVAYFLLDTHKTNLWGGTGESFNWRVARELAADFPILLAGGIGVHNLQEAVRTMRPLGVDLSSSVEARPGKKDLDKLAHFFEVFHALRAQLKQEAFG
- the trpD gene encoding anthranilate phosphoribosyltransferase, yielding MHPYLTALAEGRTLSQEEAEAAMHVMMRGEAAPEQVAGFLLGLRARGETLDELVGFTRVMRQYAVPVRTEDPYAIDLCGTGGDRSGTFNISTAAAFVCAGAGVTVVKHGNRSVSSQAGSADVLEALGVVIDLDAAGVERCLEETGIAFVFAPKFHPAMRHVMPVRKALGVRTFFNILGPLCNPAGVRRQLVGAFRAEVAATMAAILARLGAEHVVAVHSEDGLDELSLSAPTATYEYRLGDAVPRPGRIEPETLGLPRVPLEQLRGGDATANAKLLRQVLSGDPGPHRDVVLLNAAYALYVSGRFGDDLQACLEAARVSLDSGAARARLERLIEVSGQLASASAATQPAA
- a CDS encoding DUF4296 domain-containing protein; its protein translation is MVDRRKLWIGVVAAGLLLAGCADEPYETTSADSTLAEVLVELHLLAARKAVVGDEAPALRDSVWARYGMDSAMVARRLEAYARNPKALQRLHQIVQDRLLAEQYASPLPQLAPRR
- a CDS encoding DUF4837 family protein encodes the protein MPFRLVFWPLFLVGIWGCGNVDYRPLALGEEGEIQVVIDSALWQGPVGDALRAALGYYVQTLPNPEPLFTLRPLEPRTQDALNQVKKFKNVLFVAALSDSGRVSRLVQQAFSAEALQVVQQGTAAIVPRHDLWRRRQLVYFIVASTDTQLVAAIREGALRLREAFAEASRERLTAEMFEKGRQQALEDTLMAHHGFAVNVQHDYLIAIDTTRFVWLRRILPDTWRSLFVYYEEGADPAKLTPAWIYATRDSLARHYLQGNAGGFVQIDYRQPLETRAINFLGRYGYETRGLWHMVTLMPDGQLLPAGMGGPFVNYAFYDQASGRIYMIDGMVFAPGFTKREFLRQMEAIAYTFRTREEEAAAQPAIP
- the trpB gene encoding tryptophan synthase subunit beta, whose amino-acid sequence is MASVNLDTAFTYEAPDVRGHFGPYGGAFVPEILIPALEALRQAYAEARQDPAFWEDYAALLREYVGRPTPLTFAPRLSERLGGMRVFLKREDLCHTGAHKINNTVGQILLAQRMGKKRIIAETGAGQHGVATATVCARFGMQCIVYMGAEDVERQRLNVLRMQLLGAEVRPVESGSRTLKDATNEAIRDWVTNVHDTFYLIGSVVGPHPYPMIVRDFQRIIGDEVRQQLAEQLGRETPDALVACVGGGSNAMGLFYPFLTDRCVRMYGVEAAGEGLEGRHAATLSCGRPGILHGALSYLLQDDDGQVLLAHSISAGLDYPGVGPEHAYLKDLGRVTYVTATDAEALEGVQLLARTEGIIPALETAHAIAFLPRLAQELGPDAVVVVNLSGRGDKDMGTIARYLERKCTNNL
- a CDS encoding anthranilate synthase component II, which codes for MILVIDNYDSFTYNLVHLLGRYTSEVRVVRNDAITVEEVRALRPEGILISPGPGRPAEAGITEAVIAELGPTTPILGVCLGHQAIGEVYGGRVVHAPSLMHGKTSRIYHTGQGLFEGAAQGFTATRYHSLVVDRPTLPEVLEVTAWTEDGVIMALRHRHYPVQGVQFHPESVLTTEGPRLIANWLRQVKMWPLASQTLTATQP
- the hisG gene encoding ATP phosphoribosyltransferase, with the protein product MSTETAFAVTTAADKTQTRRVLRLGLPKGSLQQATLELLEKAGFKFSVSERSYFPSTDDEELSAMLVRAQEMARYVEEGVFDAGITGKDWVLETGADVVTVADLIYSKQSMRPVRWVLAVAEDADIRSVQDLQGKRIATEVVNLTRRWLAERGVEAEVEFSWGATEAKCPELVDAIVEVTETGASLRANRLRILEVLMESNTQLIANKQAWQDPWKRRKIENIALLMEGAIRAEHRVGLKMNARKADLEQIIQMLPALRRPTISPLASDGEEWVAIETIIEEKEVRRLIPELKRAGAEGIIEYPLNKVIP